One window from the genome of Kineosporia corallincola encodes:
- the mprF gene encoding bifunctional lysylphosphatidylglycerol flippase/synthetase MprF, protein MSDESHGGDHDGDGGGNAGSSRARGRLIAQLAVFGAMVAAVVVLQQRLSGYPWHRLHDDLAALGARPLVLALLATALSYSIMICYDALALDYVEHAMPIRRYAAASFVATAFGNTLGASAVVGAALRARVYSAWGLPAFAITRVTGFNLVTLSLGSSVLIAVGLAWGPSAVLSWLPFGRVVSMLLAALLLGGVAGYVLWCGAHKNPVTVRDWRIDRPTRWMAATQLVVSVIEWLTMAAVLYALLPAGHGLAFAPFAVLFVLATTLGLLSNVPGGLGVVEAVLVLALSSDEPSTGLVTALVAYRLVYYLIPLALAAVVLAGLEARRHPDRTSNLVRAAGVLTPSLLAVLLVVHGGIMIVTGELLLGGPPSSLSAFTASLVGVGILLLARGLHRRLRGAWALTLLVLTVFAATHRSFLAVAAVALAVLLLLARRAFNRSTAVLTGPRNWIWPAVLAGVAALLWWRAAWLDPGPGEQPWPSAMTGDGPALSRLALAAAVLALIVAGTRLQVPDAGASIASVPDLERAVPVLARASHGNASLLWTGDKQLLFSSGGDALLMYRVQGRSWVVMGDPVGDPGQFGELVRRFLDLCDSRCGRPVFYCVRDDLAGLYREHGLALVKLGEEAMIPLAGFAMTGSRRAKLRSECRASARAGVVVEIVEGERLAAVLPQLREVSDRWLDDRRTQEKSFSLGAFDEDYVARFPVAVASIDDRVVAFASLWTSGARHEVKVDLMRRCPEAPRTVMTHMFVESMTWARENGYDTFNIGMAPLSGLRTDGTGSFWERVGHVLWTHGEHFYNFQGLRQFKERFDPSWETRYVASLGGPALPVMMLDVAVLVAGGVRGMVPHLHKLPVPREKPAAVPHPRDPRDPHGPHNRDTQDDRLPAAPGSAGRL, encoded by the coding sequence ATGAGCGACGAGTCCCACGGAGGGGACCACGACGGGGACGGCGGCGGGAACGCCGGCAGCTCCCGGGCACGCGGTCGGCTGATTGCCCAGCTGGCCGTGTTCGGGGCGATGGTGGCCGCCGTGGTGGTGCTGCAACAACGCCTTTCGGGCTACCCGTGGCACCGGCTGCACGACGATCTGGCCGCCCTCGGCGCCCGGCCGCTGGTGCTCGCCCTGCTGGCCACGGCGCTGTCGTACTCGATCATGATCTGCTACGACGCCCTCGCCCTGGACTACGTCGAGCACGCCATGCCGATCCGCCGCTACGCCGCGGCCTCGTTCGTGGCCACCGCGTTCGGCAACACCCTCGGCGCCTCGGCCGTGGTCGGCGCCGCCCTGCGGGCCCGGGTGTACTCCGCCTGGGGGCTGCCCGCCTTCGCGATCACCCGGGTCACCGGGTTCAACCTGGTCACGCTCAGCCTGGGCAGCTCGGTGCTGATCGCCGTCGGCCTGGCCTGGGGGCCGTCCGCGGTGCTGTCCTGGCTGCCGTTCGGCCGCGTGGTGTCCATGCTGCTCGCGGCCCTGCTGCTGGGCGGCGTCGCTGGATACGTGCTCTGGTGCGGCGCGCACAAGAACCCGGTGACGGTGCGGGACTGGCGGATCGACCGCCCCACCCGCTGGATGGCCGCCACCCAGCTCGTCGTGTCGGTGATCGAGTGGCTGACCATGGCCGCCGTGCTCTACGCGCTGCTGCCCGCCGGGCACGGCCTGGCCTTCGCCCCGTTCGCCGTGCTGTTCGTGCTGGCCACCACCCTCGGCCTGCTCAGCAACGTGCCCGGCGGCCTGGGCGTGGTGGAGGCCGTGCTGGTGCTGGCCCTGTCCTCCGACGAGCCCTCCACCGGCCTGGTCACCGCGCTGGTCGCCTACCGCCTCGTCTACTACCTGATCCCGCTCGCCCTGGCCGCCGTGGTGCTGGCCGGGCTGGAGGCCCGCCGCCACCCCGACCGCACGAGCAACCTGGTGCGGGCGGCCGGCGTGCTCACCCCGTCCCTGCTGGCCGTCCTGCTCGTGGTGCACGGCGGCATCATGATCGTCACCGGTGAGCTGCTGCTGGGCGGCCCGCCGTCGTCGCTCAGCGCCTTCACCGCCAGCCTGGTCGGCGTCGGCATCCTGCTGCTGGCCCGCGGCCTGCACCGCCGCCTGCGCGGCGCCTGGGCCCTGACCCTGCTCGTGCTCACCGTTTTCGCCGCCACCCACCGCAGCTTCCTGGCCGTGGCCGCGGTGGCGCTCGCGGTGCTCCTGCTGCTGGCCCGGCGGGCCTTCAACCGGAGCACCGCGGTGCTGACCGGCCCGCGCAACTGGATCTGGCCGGCCGTGCTGGCCGGGGTCGCCGCCCTGCTGTGGTGGCGCGCCGCCTGGCTCGACCCGGGCCCGGGCGAGCAGCCCTGGCCCTCCGCCATGACCGGCGACGGGCCGGCCCTGTCCCGGCTGGCCCTGGCCGCCGCCGTGCTGGCCCTGATCGTCGCCGGCACCCGCCTCCAGGTGCCCGACGCCGGGGCGTCCATCGCCTCGGTCCCCGACCTGGAACGCGCCGTGCCGGTGCTGGCCCGCGCCAGCCACGGCAACGCCTCGCTGCTGTGGACCGGCGACAAGCAGCTGCTGTTCTCGTCCGGGGGTGACGCCCTGCTGATGTACCGGGTGCAGGGCCGCAGCTGGGTGGTGATGGGCGACCCGGTGGGCGACCCGGGCCAGTTCGGCGAGCTGGTGCGCAGGTTCCTCGACCTGTGCGACAGCCGCTGCGGGCGGCCGGTGTTCTACTGCGTGCGCGACGACCTGGCCGGCCTCTACCGCGAACACGGCCTGGCCCTGGTCAAACTCGGCGAGGAGGCGATGATCCCGCTGGCCGGTTTCGCGATGACCGGCTCGCGCCGGGCCAAGCTGCGCAGCGAGTGCCGGGCCAGTGCCCGGGCCGGGGTGGTGGTCGAGATCGTCGAGGGCGAGCGGCTGGCCGCGGTGCTGCCCCAGCTGCGCGAGGTGTCGGACCGGTGGCTCGACGACCGTCGCACCCAGGAGAAGTCGTTCTCGCTGGGCGCCTTCGACGAGGACTACGTGGCACGGTTCCCGGTGGCGGTGGCCAGCATCGACGACCGGGTGGTGGCCTTCGCGTCGCTGTGGACCAGCGGTGCCCGGCACGAGGTGAAGGTGGACCTGATGCGCCGCTGCCCCGAGGCACCGCGCACGGTGATGACCCACATGTTCGTCGAGTCGATGACCTGGGCCCGGGAGAACGGCTACGACACCTTCAACATCGGCATGGCACCGCTGTCCGGGTTGCGCACCGACGGCACCGGCTCGTTCTGGGAACGGGTGGGCCACGTGCTGTGGACCCACGGCGAGCACTTCTACAACTTCCAGGGCCTGCGCCAGTTCAAGGAACGCTTCGACCCGTCCTGGGAGACCCGCTACGTCGCCTCGCTGGGCGGCCCGGCGCTGCCGGTGATGATGCTCGACGTGGCGGTACTGGTGGCCGGTGGCGTGCGCGGCATGGTGCCGCACCTGCACAAACTGCCGGTGCCCCGGGAGAAACCGGCCGCCGTGCCGCACCCACGCGACCCGCGCGACCCGCACGGCCCGCACAACAGGGACACCCAGGACGACCGGCTGCCCGCCGCCCCGGGGAGCGCCGGGAGGCTGTGA
- a CDS encoding copper homeostasis protein CutC — MRLEIAVTGPAGARAAAAHGADRVELCSALELGGLTPSAGLVESVLTAGLPVHVLIRCRPGDFVFSEDEVELMTRDVARLVEQGVSGVVVGALTPDGAVDKAALSRWVNAADDRVEVTFHRAVDRTANPAASVVSIASSGISRVLSSGGAARAGDGAGELTRMRLAAPELGITAGGGVRVEDIGRLTGAGVEGIHLSAKRIVTVPGETGVRLGVSDDGGHWDTDPELVAAARAELDAALRPTG; from the coding sequence ATGAGGCTCGAGATCGCCGTCACCGGTCCCGCCGGGGCGCGGGCCGCCGCCGCGCACGGCGCCGACCGGGTCGAACTGTGCAGTGCCCTGGAACTGGGCGGCCTCACGCCGTCGGCCGGGCTGGTCGAGTCGGTGCTCACCGCCGGGCTTCCGGTGCACGTGCTGATCCGTTGCCGCCCGGGCGATTTCGTCTTCTCCGAAGACGAGGTCGAGCTGATGACCCGGGACGTCGCCCGGCTGGTGGAGCAGGGCGTCTCCGGGGTCGTCGTGGGTGCGCTCACCCCCGACGGCGCCGTCGACAAGGCCGCCCTGTCGCGCTGGGTGAACGCGGCCGACGACCGGGTGGAGGTCACCTTCCACCGCGCCGTCGACCGCACCGCCAACCCCGCGGCGTCCGTGGTCTCGATCGCCTCCTCCGGCATCAGCCGGGTGCTCAGCTCCGGCGGCGCCGCCCGCGCCGGTGACGGCGCCGGGGAACTCACCCGGATGCGGCTGGCCGCACCCGAACTCGGCATCACGGCCGGTGGCGGTGTGCGGGTGGAAGACATCGGCCGGCTGACCGGGGCCGGGGTGGAGGGAATCCACCTGTCGGCCAAGCGCATCGTCACCGTCCCCGGGGAAACCGGTGTGCGGCTGGGTGTCTCGGACGACGGCGGGCACTGGGACACCGACCCCGAGCTGGTGGCCGCGGCCCGGGCCGAGCTGGACGCCGCCCTGCGGCCCACCGGCTGA
- a CDS encoding alpha/beta fold hydrolase encodes MIRALQETAVGALAHALARRQGFVVRRPVVPDRSGTFPLSAVRTGPPGRLPVLIVPGGPGLGSVVPYANLRSTATRLGLHVIMAEHRGVGLSRGDGRGGDLPVEAVTVQAAADDLAAVLDRAGQSRAVVYGNSYGSYLAQVFAARHPDRVAAMVLDSPLLSVEDDLAVTRSYRRRLLWDGEDPALAAVAAAVRGLAATGVPMAELSQVVQVMFEFAGPRALLRLLLARRRGRAGALWRQIGRLGEGDLQGRGVPYVMEPDLVAGIAHGELRFGIGPDGGPLDPQLPFAEAAVRRPYCGEPFDLPAHLPGLRRPLVVISGDRDLRTPRPVAERLVRLAPDAVLVPLHGTGHSALDAHQLAALHVARAVVAGNARRLPAQAGRLSALPRRGPSHRLGQVLRAVV; translated from the coding sequence ATGATCCGCGCGCTCCAGGAGACGGCCGTCGGCGCGCTCGCGCACGCCCTGGCCCGACGGCAGGGGTTCGTGGTGCGGCGCCCGGTCGTGCCGGACCGCTCCGGCACCTTCCCGCTCTCGGCCGTGCGCACCGGGCCGCCGGGACGGCTGCCGGTGCTGATCGTTCCCGGTGGTCCCGGGCTCGGGTCGGTGGTGCCCTACGCGAACCTGCGCTCGACCGCCACCCGGCTGGGCCTGCACGTGATCATGGCCGAGCACCGCGGTGTGGGCCTGTCCCGCGGCGACGGCCGGGGCGGCGACCTGCCGGTGGAGGCGGTCACCGTGCAGGCCGCCGCCGACGACCTGGCGGCGGTGCTGGACCGGGCCGGGCAGAGCCGTGCCGTGGTCTACGGCAACTCGTACGGCAGCTATCTGGCGCAGGTGTTCGCGGCGCGGCACCCCGACCGGGTGGCGGCGATGGTGCTGGACTCGCCGCTGCTGTCGGTGGAGGACGATCTCGCGGTCACCCGGAGCTACCGGCGTCGGCTGCTGTGGGACGGCGAGGACCCGGCCCTCGCGGCGGTGGCCGCGGCGGTGCGCGGGCTGGCCGCCACCGGGGTGCCGATGGCCGAGCTCAGCCAGGTGGTGCAGGTGATGTTCGAGTTCGCCGGGCCGCGGGCGCTGCTGCGGTTGCTGCTGGCCCGGCGCCGGGGCCGCGCGGGGGCGCTGTGGCGGCAGATCGGCCGGCTGGGGGAGGGAGACCTCCAGGGCCGGGGCGTGCCGTACGTGATGGAACCCGACCTGGTGGCCGGGATCGCGCACGGCGAGCTGAGATTCGGCATCGGACCGGACGGCGGGCCGCTCGACCCGCAGCTGCCGTTCGCCGAGGCGGCCGTGCGCCGCCCCTACTGCGGCGAGCCCTTCGACCTGCCCGCCCACCTGCCCGGTCTGCGGCGTCCCCTGGTGGTGATCTCCGGCGACCGCGACCTGCGCACGCCGCGGCCGGTGGCCGAGCGGCTGGTGCGCCTGGCGCCCGACGCGGTGCTGGTGCCGCTGCACGGCACGGGCCACAGTGCCCTCGACGCGCACCAGCTCGCCGCCCTGCACGTGGCCCGCGCGGTGGTGGCCGGCAACGCGCGGCGTCTGCCCGCCCAGGCCGGCCGGCTGTCGGCGCTGCCCCGCCGGGGCCCGTCGCACCGTCTCGGGCAGGTGCTGCGCGCGGTGGTCTGA